Proteins found in one Zea mays cultivar B73 chromosome 1, Zm-B73-REFERENCE-NAM-5.0, whole genome shotgun sequence genomic segment:
- the LOC100281414 gene encoding Rho GTPase-activating protein 7-like encodes MSSAPVAGAAFERYQQRGGGGPAAANGNTVFKSGPLFISSKGIGWKSWKKRWFILTRTSLVFFKSDPSTLPQRGGEVNVTLGGIDLNNSGSVVVREDKKLLTVLFPDGRDGRAFTLKAETSEDLFEWKTALEEALAQAPNAALVMGHNGIFRNDTADTYEGAIPNWREKRPIKSLVTGRPILLALEDIDGSPSFLEKALRFLEKHGIKVEGILRQSADVEEVDRRLQEYEQGRTEFSADEDAHVVGDCVKHVLRELPSSPVPASCCTALLEAFRLETKDARINAMRSAISETFPEPNRRLLQRILKMMHTVASHTSENRMTASAVAACMAPLLLRPLLAGECEMDEVFDMDGDDSAQLLAAANAANSAQGIVATLLEEYEGIFHDEHLRCSLSPESQIEDSGTEASTDDGNLEAKGNGFHDAENDVDQEMDDDNGVERILSGKLSESSGYAGSDLYDYKAVNAEESDAERPVKMLEGNLNLSKVQNSLSTENGSANVDSLLSENNPSNPTVGHETLSMGEILSSFDPGISVPTHSPEYSVERQTNKTNGSHPHVKRSNFWGRNNARKGQNSESVDSSGEEELAIQRLEIAKNDLQNRIAKEARGNAILQASLERRKQALHERRLALEQDVSRLQEQLQAERDLRAALEVGLSMSSGQFSSARSMDVKTKAELEEIALAEADVARLKQKVAELHLQLNQQRQHQYGSVVDANDRHHRLPGHFSQQNFVQQGFDMNLAFCNQEKQRNEESSVESSQWRNIKQHVLPYGSSRPLTRKLSFDASSSESRGTEPSTSMSTENTSVSINVPKLAEGIEFGRQPMVTSSTLVELTTRLDFFKERRSQLMEQLHSLDLGRGSAPQGFPFKPPSPWNHPR; translated from the exons ATGTCGTCTGCGCCGGTGGCGGGGGCGGCGTTCGAGCGGTACCAGCAGCGCGGAGGTGGCGGCCCCGCGGCGGCCAACGGCAACACG GTTTTCAAGAGTGGGCCTCTTTTCATATCATCCAAAG GGATTGGATGGAAATCATGGAAGAAACGTTGGTTCATCCTCACAAGAACATCATTGGTTTTCTTCAAGAGTGATCCT AGTACCTTGCCCCAGAGAGGTGGTGAAGTGAATGTTACTCTAGGAGGGATTGATTTGAACAATTCTGGGAG TGTGGTAGTCAGAGAAGACAAGAAGTTATTGACTGTACTTTTCCCAGATGGCCGTGATGGTCGTGCATTCACTCTTAAG GCAGAAACTTCTGAAGACTTGTTTGAGTGGAAAACAGCATTGGAAGAAGCTCTTGCACAAGCTCCAAATGCAGCTCTTGTGATGGGACATAATGGGATATTTCGTAATGACACAGCTGACACATATGAAGGAGCTATTCCAAATT GGAGAGAGAAGAGACCGATCAAGTCATTGGTGACAGGCAGGCCAATTCTGCTTGCACTTGAGGATATTGATGGCAGCCCTTCTTTTTTAGAAAAAGCCCTGCGCTTTCTTGAGAAACATG GAATAAAGGTGGAAGGAATTTTGAGGCAGTCTGCAGATGTGGAAGAAGTTGACAGGAGATTGCAAGAATATGAACAAG GAAGGACTGAGTTTTCAGCAGATGAAGACGCTCATGTTGTCGGTGACTGTGTAAAG CATGTTCTCCGAGAGCTGCCATCATCCCCCGTGCCTGCTTCTTGCTGTACAGCATTATTGGAAGCGTTTC GTCTGGAGACTAAGGATGCTAGGATAAATGCTATGCGTTCAGCTATATCTGAGACATTTCCTGAGCCCAATCGGAGGTTGCTGCAGAG AATTTTAAAAATGATGCACACTGTTGCATCTCACACTTCTGAAAATCGAATGACTGCATCGGCAGTTGCTGCCTGCATGGCGCCTCTTCTGTTGCGTCCACTTCTGGCTGGTGAATGTGAGATGGATGAGGTATTTGATATGGATGGTGACGATTCTGCGCAGCTTCTTGCTGCAGCAAATGCCGCAAACAGTGCTCAAGGAATTGTCGCAACTCTCTTGGAGGAATATGAGGGCATTTTTCAT GATGAACACCTCAGATGTTCCTTGTCACCTGAATCTCAAATTGAAGATAGTGGTACTGAAGCATCAACTGATGATGGTAATTTGGAAGCCAAGGGCAATGGATTTCATGATGCAGAAAATGATGTAGATCAAGAAATGGATGATGACAATGGCGTGGAACGTATACTTAGTGGGAAATTGAGTGAGAGCAGTGGATATGCTGGCAGTGACCTCTATGACTACAAG GCAGTCAATGCTGAGGAGTCAGATGCTGAACGCCCTGTGAAGATGTTGGAAGGAAATTTGAATTTGAGCAAAGTACAGAACAGCCTTTCAACTGAAAATGGTTCAGCGAATGTGGATAGCTTACTAAGCGAAAATAATCCTTCTAACCCAACAGTTGGTCACGAGACTTTGTCTATGGGGGAGATCCTTTCTTCTTTTGATCCTGGAATTTCTGTACCGACCCATAGTCCTGAATATTCTGTAGAGAGACAGACAAACAAAACTAATGGATCTCACCCACATGTGAAGCGGAGTAACTTTTGGGGGAGGAATAAT GCAAGGAAGGGCCAAAACTCTGAATCAGTCGATTCATCTGGAGAAGAAGA GCTTGCTATTCAAAGACTAGAGATTGCGAAGAATGATCTGCAAAACAGAATTGCAAAAGAG GCTAGAGGGAATGCAATTCTACAGGCGAGTTTGGAAAGAAGAAAACAAGCGCTACATGAACGCAGATTGGCTTTGGAACAGGAT GTCTCCAGGTTGCAAGAACAACTGCAAGCTGAAAGGGATCTGCGAGCTGCATTGGAGGTTGGCTTGAGCATGTCTTCTGGACAGTTTTCAAGTGCTCGTTCGATGGACGTGAAG ACAAAGGCAGAACTTGAGGAGATTGCTCTCGCTGAAGCTGATGTTGCAAGGTTAAAACAGAAGGTTGCAGAGCTTCACCTCCAACTCAATCAACAACGTCAACACCAGTATGGCTCTGTAGTAGATGCAAATGATCGTCATCACCGCCTCCCTGGTCATTTCTCACAGCA AAACTTTGTTCAACAAGGATTTGATATGAACCTTGCTTTCTGCAATCAAGAGAAGCAGAGAAATGAG GAGAGTTCGGTGGAGTCATCACAATGGAGAAACATCAAGCAGCATGTGCTACCTTATGGTTCTTCGAGGCCACTCACACGAAAGCTTTCATTTGATGCCTCCTCAAGTGAATCAAGGGGCACAGAACCCTCAACAAGTATGTCAACAGAGAACACCTCTGTGTCCATCAACGTCCCAAAGCTGGCAGAG GGCATTGAATTTGGGAGGCAACCAATGGTCACATCCTCCACTTTGGTAGAGCTAACAACTAGACTAGATTTCTTCAAGGAGCGAAGGTCGCAACTGATGGAACAACTTCATAGCCTTGATTTGGGACGTGGATCTGCTCCGCAGGGCTTTCCATTCAAGCCACCCTCTCCTTGGAACCACCCGAGGTAG
- the LOC103635065 gene encoding phosphatidylinositol 4-phosphate 5-kinase 4, translated as MLNLQLGIRHAVGKQGPITLDLKSSAFDPKEKVWTRFPPEGSKYTPPHSSCDFRWKDYCPQVFRTLRKLFKVDAADYMLSLCGDQALRELSSPGKSGSFFYLTSNDQYMIKTMKKSEVKIFLKMIRAYYNHVRAFESTLVTKFFGLHCVKLAGANQKKVRFVIMGNLFCSDYSIHRRFDLKGSSLGRTTDKPQTEIDEYTTLKDLDLNFVFRLQKHWYQEFQRQVDRDCEFLEQENIMDYSLLVGVHFRDTRDRLLTGGSFDSDCSRGSSPHLSRGDTDPNRLAKIKLGSNMPTRAERTIRKGDCEVQIMGEPTGELYDVILYFGIIDILQDYDISKKLEHAYKSFQYDPTSISAVDPKQYSRRFRDFVFKAFQEDRFDL; from the exons ATGCTGAACCTGCAGCTCGGCATCAG GCACGCAGTAGGAAAGCAAGGCCCAATTACACTTGATCTCAAGTCATCAGCATTCGACCCCAAGGAGAAAGTATGGACAAGGTTCCCACCGGAAGGCTCGAAATACACTCCTCCACACAGTTCGTGCGACTTCAGATGGAAGGACTACTGCCCGCAAGTATTCCG GACGTTGCGCAAGCTGTTCAAGGTCGATGCCGCGGACTACATGCTGTCTCTCTGTGGAGACCAGGCTCTCCGGGAGCTCTCGTCTCCGGGCAAGAGTGGGAGCTTCTTCTATCTCACGAGCAACGACCAGTACATGATCAAGACGATGAAGAAATCTGAAGTGAAG ATATTTCTGAAGATGATTCGAGCTTATTACAACCATGTCAGAGCGTTCGAGAGCACTCTGGTCACCAAGTTCTTCGGTCTTCACTGTGTCAAGTTAGCTGGAGCGAACCAAAAGAAG GTCCGTTTTGTCATAATGGGAAACCTGTTCTGCTCCGACTACTCCATCCATAGGCGGTTTGACCTGAAAGGTTCGTCACTGGGACGGACGACGGATAAGCCACAGACGGAGATTGACGAGTACACTACCCTGAAGGATCTTGATCTTAACTTCGTGTTCCGGTTGCAAAAGCACTGGTACCAGGAGTTCCAAAG ACAGGTCGACAGGGACTGCGAGTTTCTGGAGCAGGAAAATATCATGGACTATAGTCTTCTGGTTGGTGTACATTTTAGGGACACTAGGGATAGGCTATTGACCGGAG GTTCATTCGATAGCGACTGCAGCAGAGGATCGTCGCCTCACTTGTCTCGAGGAGATACGGATCCAAACAG GTTAGCCAAGATAAAACTTGGGTCTAACATGCCGACGAGAGCCGAACGGACGATACGAAAGGGTGACTGTGAGGTGCAGATCATGGGAGAGCCTACGGGGGAGTTGTACGATGTCATACTGTACTTCGGGATCATAGACATCCTCCAGGACTACGACATCAGCAAGAAGCTCGAGCACGCGTACAAGTCCTTCCAGTACGACCCGACGTCCATTTCGGCGGTGGATCCGAAGCAGTACTCGAGGCGCTTCAGGGATTTCGTGTTCAAAGCGTTCCAGGAAGACAGGTTCGACTTGTGA